GCGTTTTGGCGGTTGAATTCTGCTTGCGCTTGACGAATTTGTGCTTCTTTAGCACGACGTTGCGCTCTTAAGCTGGTTAAAGAGGCTTGTGCTTCTTTTAAACTGTTTTGTTGGGTTAGGCTATCGATTTGAGCGACCAGTTGGCCCTTTTTAATTTCATCACCCAAGTTAACAGCAAGGTTTTGAATTTGACCAGAGACTTGAGCACCAACCTCTACTAACTTAGAGGCTTGTAAAATACCTGTCGCGACGACAGTGTCTTCAATACTGTGGCGGGTAACAGGTTGAGTGGCGTATTGTGGTGCTTCTTCTTTAGGTGAGAAATAGTAAGTAGCACCGCCACCTAACGCCAAAACGATGGCGGCAATGACGAGATTTTTAGGTTTTAACATGTTAGGCATCGGGTTAATTATCTAAATGCAAATTGATCGCATCATTTATAAAACGAATAGCGTAAGAAACAAACCTTTATCGGCGTAAAACTTGGTAAATCGCACGGAAACAAAATAAAAAAAGCCTGAAATCAGCGATTTCAGGCTTCTATTTGTTCATTTAGTGAATGATTAACAAATCACTTTTACGGCCAAACCACCTTGTGAGGTTTCGCGGTATTTGGCGTTCATGTCTTTACCAGTTTCGAACATGGTTTCGATCACTTTATCGAGTGACACGCGCGGCGCCGATGAGCGACGCATTGCCATACGAGTCGAGTTGATGGCTTTTACTGCTGCGATACCGTTACGTTCGATGCAAGGCACTTGAACTTGTCCTGCGACAGGGTCGCACGTTAAGCCAAGGTTGTGTTCCATCGCAATTTCTGCGGCCATACACACTTGCTCTGGGCTTCCGCCAAGCAGTTCGGCAAGACCAGCTGCGGCCATTGAACAGGCAACGCCTACTTCGCCCTGACAGCCTACCTCAGCTCCAGAGATCGACGCGTTTTGTTTGTACAAACCACCCACTGCGCCAGAAGCAGCAAAGTAACGAATATAGTCTTTCTCAGTAACGGTTTGGATAAACTTATCGTAGTAAGCTAATACCGCAGGAATGATGCCGCAAGCACCGTTGGTTGGTGCGGTAACAACTCGACCACCGGCAGCGTTTTCTTCGTTCACCGCGAACGCATACATATTTACCCAGTCAACCACCGCCATAGGATCGTTAGTTAACTTTTCAGAGGTAAGCAGTTGTTGGCGTAGTGCAGCAGCGCGACGAGGCACGCGTAGTGGACCAGGCAAAATACCCTCGGTACTCATGCCGCGTTCCATACAGTCGCTCATGGTTTTCCATACTGCAGCGAAGTAGTCTTTTACTTCTTGGTCGTTATGAATCGCCTTTTCATTACGCATCACAAGGGTACTAATAGACAAACCGTTTTCATGACATTGGTTGACTAGCTCTTCCGCACTACTGAACGGGTGTGGTAGCTGTACATCGGTTTCTAAAGACTGCCCAAAGTGCTCTTCGTCAACGATAAACCCGCCACCGATACTGTAATAGGTTTTTGAATAGACAACTTCGTCGCCTTGCCAAGCGTGGATTTGCATGCCGTTTTCATGTAGTGATAGGTTAGATTTATGGAAATTCATCCCACCTTCACGCGGAAAATCAACAACATGATTGTAAGTGCCAATCGCTAAACGTTCGGTTTGCTCAACGTTTGCAATAAAGCTTGGAATGGCATCGATATCAACCGATTCTGGCGTATTACCCGCCAAACCCATAATGATAGCGATATCCGTGTGGTGACCTTTCCCTGTCAGTGATAGCGATCCGTATACATCAACGGTGAATTTCTCCACTTGATGTAATTTTCCTTGAACATGCAGATCATCAATAAATTGTTTGCCAGCCTTCATCGGCCCCACGGTGTGAGAGCTAGAAGGACCAACACCAATTTTATAGATATCAAAGACACTGATCATGCTGATTACCTCAAAAATAAGCCTCCCTCATCGCATGCTAAGGGAGGCTTTGCATCATTTCCAGAGTCAATAATAGACTCGGTAATTCATTGATAATTAAAACGCGCCGTAGATTACCGAAGTAATGGCGGCAACACCACAAATAACTGTGAAAATTTGTACTGGCAGTGAAGTACGAAGCGTTTTCATCGATGGTACTTTCTGCATAGCGAAGACTGGCAGAAGGAACAAAATGGCTGCAATCATTGGTGCACCCATGGTTTCAATCATGCCTAAAATGCTTGGGTTGATGATAGCAACAATCCAAGTGGTAAGCACGATAAAACCGAGCGACAGTTTTTCAATACGTTTTACTGGTGTCGCTGAACGAGATTTCACTAAACCAACCAAACCTTCGTGAGCACCAAGGAAGTGACCAAAGTAGCTTGAAGTGATGGCTGCGAACGCCACGATAGGACCTAAGTACGAGATGATTGGTGATTCATAAGTGTTTGCCAAGTAAGACAATACGCTGATGTTCTGCTCTTTCGCGATCGCCAATTGTTCTGGTGATAGTGATAGCACGACTGAGAACACAAAGAACATGACGAAAGCCATCAGCAATAGTGCAGCACCACCTGTGATTCTGTCGGTCTTTTCTGAGGCTTTGTCACCGTAGATACGACGTTGCTCTTTTGCAAATTGGCTGATAATTGGGCTGTGGTTAAATGAGAATACGATGATTGGCAGTGCTAACCAAATAACAGAAGGCATATTACCCCAATCTGGTGCGACTTCCATCATTGAAGTATTCCATGAAGGAATCAAGAACACAGAAAGCGCAAAAAGAATAAACACCAAAGGATACACCATGGCTGAAGTGGCTTTGAGCATCAGCTCTTTACCCAAAACAACGCCCATGGTCATAACCATGATCAAACAGCCAGAAAGTAACCAACGTGGAATAGATTCCATACCTACTTGGTTTACTAGGAACGAGTCAACCGTATTAGTGATACCGACACCGTAAATGAGAACGATAGGGTAAATGGCGAAAAAGTATGCAAAAGTAATAAGGTTCGCGCCCGCTTTACCAAAGTGTTCTTCAACCGTATCGGTAATATCTGCTTGTGGGTTTTTCGCTGACAATACGAAACGGGCAAGACTCTTGTGAGCAAGCCAAGTCATAGGGGCTGCAATCAGTGCAAGAATAACTAATGGCCAAAAACCACCAGCGCCCGCTTTAATTGGTAGAAACAGCACGCCAGCGCCGACTGCGGTACCGAATAAAGAAAGTGACCATACAAAATCTTGATAATTCCATTTTTTAGAATATTGTACGGTTGAACTACTACTTGATGTTACATTCATGTTGTATTTGCTCTTAATTGAAACAGGAAATT
This genomic window from Vibrio tritonius contains:
- a CDS encoding L-serine ammonia-lyase, producing the protein MISVFDIYKIGVGPSSSHTVGPMKAGKQFIDDLHVQGKLHQVEKFTVDVYGSLSLTGKGHHTDIAIIMGLAGNTPESVDIDAIPSFIANVEQTERLAIGTYNHVVDFPREGGMNFHKSNLSLHENGMQIHAWQGDEVVYSKTYYSIGGGFIVDEEHFGQSLETDVQLPHPFSSAEELVNQCHENGLSISTLVMRNEKAIHNDQEVKDYFAAVWKTMSDCMERGMSTEGILPGPLRVPRRAAALRQQLLTSEKLTNDPMAVVDWVNMYAFAVNEENAAGGRVVTAPTNGACGIIPAVLAYYDKFIQTVTEKDYIRYFAASGAVGGLYKQNASISGAEVGCQGEVGVACSMAAAGLAELLGGSPEQVCMAAEIAMEHNLGLTCDPVAGQVQVPCIERNGIAAVKAINSTRMAMRRSSAPRVSLDKVIETMFETGKDMNAKYRETSQGGLAVKVIC
- a CDS encoding aromatic amino acid transport family protein; amino-acid sequence: MNVTSSSSSTVQYSKKWNYQDFVWSLSLFGTAVGAGVLFLPIKAGAGGFWPLVILALIAAPMTWLAHKSLARFVLSAKNPQADITDTVEEHFGKAGANLITFAYFFAIYPIVLIYGVGITNTVDSFLVNQVGMESIPRWLLSGCLIMVMTMGVVLGKELMLKATSAMVYPLVFILFALSVFLIPSWNTSMMEVAPDWGNMPSVIWLALPIIVFSFNHSPIISQFAKEQRRIYGDKASEKTDRITGGAALLLMAFVMFFVFSVVLSLSPEQLAIAKEQNISVLSYLANTYESPIISYLGPIVAFAAITSSYFGHFLGAHEGLVGLVKSRSATPVKRIEKLSLGFIVLTTWIVAIINPSILGMIETMGAPMIAAILFLLPVFAMQKVPSMKTLRTSLPVQIFTVICGVAAITSVIYGAF